One window of Mesorhizobium loti R88b genomic DNA carries:
- a CDS encoding CHAT domain-containing protein, whose protein sequence is MQSGANEGGDNSPPASPDSANDGSSAGSSDYGSGNFDGGSQEVPPADVAPGSSNPDAMTGNSADEAAQYEEYKRQELQRQQYEEQARQQSEAQRKYQEDAAKSSAAAQNNLADTYPKGGAAAGAEPLQPPDAQSSTEPPPPPVDQAEIAPGGGDNAPLPAPASAATGAESPQEAAAPADVEPPPPPLDQVENAPGDAGGSPAPPPTTVPSPSGNGAEVEVVRHPTIDAPDEVVAGETVTVSIALTEEQLTPEVKVKAAPGSSVTADGALAMAMPAGTDQWPIDIDLFATGFDLADGGKWSRLTTLYREGDSDFVRFDLKVRPIAKDSKPSQFIARIYSAGKFLGSASRPVIVQRAAPVEAAAPSATAQRTAAPAMLMLASAPPQPALTGSVQLDNAAADEVPDLDVTILYDDPSGLGPGQIIIHSPHLAGPVTDTFSTPPQMATWLDSEYRRLLQLGLGLRSAVSLQQSAASSDPEAQKHFVTLAAEGFGDALYKDYVPQAFKDVFWSLRDKGKLHSIQITSNSPTLPWELIRPQSADGATRDGFLGMNYRLARWAPRSTSSQVDNPLDRMAFTGVATVAPSYVDKQSLPFQEVEIDALSKLAGYRRFGGDFVSFEKLVGEVSTGFIHFSGHGEVNQPSSGRPVFAIDLADQSLDPDTWGALVAAAHGKGNPFYFFNACDTGKSQMLGGFVQGWGPAVLAGGASGFIGGMWPLTDRAAAAFSSDFYGGISTRLKDGPVYLAEVLQGVRKRFYETGDPTYLAYTFYGNANLQVVTQ, encoded by the coding sequence ATGCAGAGTGGCGCCAATGAGGGCGGCGACAATAGCCCACCGGCCAGCCCCGATTCCGCAAATGACGGTTCGAGCGCCGGAAGCAGTGACTATGGCTCCGGCAATTTCGATGGCGGCAGCCAGGAAGTCCCTCCGGCGGATGTTGCACCGGGCTCCAGCAATCCCGACGCCATGACGGGCAACAGCGCCGATGAGGCAGCCCAATACGAGGAATACAAACGCCAGGAGTTGCAGCGCCAGCAATATGAGGAGCAGGCTCGGCAGCAGTCCGAGGCGCAAAGGAAATATCAGGAAGATGCCGCCAAGTCGTCGGCGGCCGCCCAGAACAATCTCGCCGATACTTATCCGAAGGGCGGCGCAGCCGCCGGTGCGGAGCCTCTTCAGCCGCCCGATGCGCAGTCAAGCACCGAGCCGCCACCGCCGCCTGTCGACCAGGCGGAGATTGCGCCGGGAGGCGGCGATAACGCGCCATTGCCCGCACCAGCTTCGGCTGCAACCGGCGCCGAGAGCCCGCAAGAGGCGGCGGCGCCAGCGGATGTCGAACCACCTCCGCCACCCCTCGATCAGGTGGAAAATGCTCCCGGGGACGCAGGCGGCTCGCCCGCCCCACCTCCGACAACTGTCCCTTCGCCGTCGGGGAATGGGGCTGAAGTCGAAGTAGTCCGCCATCCGACGATCGACGCGCCAGACGAAGTGGTGGCCGGTGAGACGGTGACCGTTTCAATTGCCTTGACCGAAGAGCAGCTCACACCGGAGGTGAAGGTGAAAGCCGCTCCGGGATCGTCGGTGACGGCGGATGGCGCCTTGGCCATGGCAATGCCGGCAGGCACCGATCAATGGCCCATCGACATCGACCTCTTCGCTACGGGCTTTGATCTTGCCGACGGCGGCAAATGGAGCCGGCTGACTACCCTCTATCGTGAAGGTGACAGCGATTTCGTCCGCTTCGACCTCAAGGTACGGCCAATTGCAAAGGACAGCAAACCAAGCCAGTTCATTGCCCGAATCTACAGTGCGGGAAAATTCCTGGGATCGGCGTCGCGGCCCGTTATCGTGCAACGAGCAGCGCCGGTTGAGGCCGCCGCGCCAAGTGCCACGGCCCAAAGGACGGCCGCGCCCGCCATGTTGATGCTCGCCTCCGCTCCGCCCCAGCCGGCGCTGACCGGCAGCGTCCAACTCGATAATGCCGCAGCCGACGAGGTGCCTGACCTCGATGTCACCATCCTCTATGACGATCCAAGCGGATTGGGCCCGGGCCAGATCATCATCCATTCGCCGCATCTGGCTGGACCGGTGACCGATACATTCTCAACACCGCCACAAATGGCGACCTGGCTTGATTCCGAGTATCGCCGCTTGCTGCAACTCGGCCTCGGTCTGCGCAGTGCGGTGTCGCTGCAACAGTCTGCCGCAAGCAGCGACCCCGAAGCGCAAAAGCACTTCGTCACACTGGCCGCCGAAGGTTTCGGCGATGCGCTCTACAAGGATTACGTGCCGCAGGCATTCAAGGATGTGTTCTGGTCGCTGCGCGACAAGGGCAAACTGCATTCGATCCAGATCACCTCGAACAGTCCCACCCTGCCCTGGGAGTTGATCCGCCCGCAAAGCGCCGATGGCGCAACCCGCGATGGTTTCCTCGGCATGAACTACCGGCTGGCGCGCTGGGCACCGCGCAGCACCTCCTCACAGGTCGACAACCCACTGGACCGGATGGCTTTTACCGGCGTTGCAACGGTTGCTCCTTCCTATGTCGACAAGCAGTCACTGCCGTTCCAGGAGGTCGAGATCGACGCGCTAAGCAAGCTCGCCGGCTACCGCCGCTTCGGTGGCGATTTCGTCTCCTTCGAGAAACTGGTCGGCGAGGTGTCGACCGGCTTCATCCATTTTTCGGGTCACGGCGAGGTCAATCAGCCGAGCAGCGGGCGGCCGGTTTTCGCCATTGACCTCGCCGACCAGTCGCTCGACCCCGACACGTGGGGTGCGCTGGTTGCCGCTGCACACGGCAAGGGCAACCCATTCTACTTCTTCAATGCCTGCGACACGGGCAAGTCCCAGATGCTCGGTGGCTTTGTACAGGGATGGGGTCCCGCAGTGCTGGCGGGCGGCGCGTCCGGCTTCATCGGCGGCATGTGGCCTTTGACCGATCGCGCCGCCGCTGCCTTTTCAAGCGATTTTTACGGCGGCATCAGCACCCGGCTCAAGGACGGGCCGGTTTACCTCGCAGAGGTCCTCCAGGGCGTCCGCAAGCGCTTCTACGAAACCGGCGACCCGACCTACCTTGCCTACACTTTCTACGGCAACGCAAACCTTCAGGTGGTGACACAGTAG
- the glf gene encoding UDP-galactopyranose mutase: protein MRTTAPRIDKAFIGEADILIVGAGFYGATLAERIATKLGRRVLVIDRRRHIGGNAYTERDPATGVEVHRYGPHLFHTSNEDVWNYLRGFTDFTAYRHRAFSTYRDKVYPMPINLATICQFFGKRLSPDEARGMIAGQAAELGDRQPANLEEKAISLVGRPLYEAFIKGYTAKQWQTDPRDLPAQIIARLPVRYTFEDGYFNDRFQGQPVDGYTAIFEKMLAHEIVETRLGVDFFDIKPLLPKELPVVYTGPIDRYFDRSEGELGWRTIDIDLQVMDTPDHQGTAIMNYADEAVPYTRIVEFRHFNPERQHKSDKTLIGREYSRFAGRTDEPYYPIDTRRDQAIYRRYLERAAAERNLHLGGRLGTYRYLDMHQAIGAALKAFETVFEPYFTGKLDSLSRLP from the coding sequence ATGAGGACGACAGCGCCGCGAATAGACAAGGCTTTCATCGGGGAAGCCGACATCCTCATAGTCGGCGCGGGTTTTTATGGCGCAACGCTTGCCGAGCGAATCGCCACAAAACTCGGCCGGCGCGTGCTGGTGATCGACCGGCGCCGGCATATCGGCGGCAATGCCTATACCGAACGAGATCCCGCCACCGGCGTCGAGGTTCATCGCTATGGACCGCACCTTTTCCACACATCCAACGAGGACGTCTGGAACTACCTGCGGGGCTTCACCGATTTCACGGCCTATCGCCATCGTGCGTTCTCGACCTATCGCGACAAGGTCTATCCGATGCCGATCAACCTCGCCACGATCTGCCAGTTCTTCGGCAAGCGGCTGAGCCCGGACGAGGCACGTGGCATGATTGCCGGGCAAGCAGCCGAGCTTGGTGACCGCCAGCCGGCCAATCTCGAGGAGAAGGCGATCTCCCTTGTTGGCCGTCCCCTCTACGAGGCTTTCATCAAGGGCTACACCGCCAAGCAATGGCAAACGGACCCACGCGACCTGCCAGCGCAGATCATCGCCCGCTTGCCGGTCCGCTACACATTCGAGGATGGCTATTTCAACGACCGCTTCCAAGGTCAGCCTGTCGACGGCTATACGGCGATCTTCGAAAAGATGCTCGCGCACGAGATCGTCGAAACACGGCTTGGCGTCGATTTCTTCGATATCAAGCCCTTGCTGCCGAAGGAGCTACCGGTTGTCTACACCGGCCCAATCGACCGCTATTTCGACCGCTCGGAGGGCGAACTCGGCTGGCGAACGATCGATATCGATCTCCAGGTCATGGACACGCCGGACCATCAGGGCACGGCGATCATGAACTATGCCGACGAAGCCGTACCCTACACCCGCATTGTCGAATTCAGGCATTTCAATCCGGAACGCCAGCACAAGAGCGACAAGACCCTCATCGGCCGCGAGTATTCCCGTTTCGCCGGCCGCACCGATGAACCCTATTATCCGATCGACACACGCCGGGATCAGGCGATTTACCGTCGCTATCTCGAACGGGCCGCGGCAGAGCGAAACCTGCATCTCGGAGGACGGCTGGGCACCTATCGGTATCTCGACATGCATCAGGCGATCGGCGCGGCGCTGAAGGCTTTCGAAACCGTGTTCGAACCCTATTTCACCGGCAAGCTTGATTCTCTTTCGCGGTTGCCATGA
- a CDS encoding NAD-dependent epimerase/dehydratase family protein codes for MRRSVLVSGGCGFIGSHLVDRLLRRNDLEKLVVVDNLWTGLRDNIAHVADPRFNLQIADAESFTAGQHFDEIIHLASPASPVWYMREPARTIRANIGGALNLLSLLKPGGRFCFASTSEVYGDPVVSPQPESYRGSVDCTGPRASYDESKRCTEALLFEEQRVSGLDVRVVRLFNTYGPRTRVDDGRAVSNFISQALTTGILTVYGDGSQSRSWGFVDDIVDGLERFFWRDSISHRGPLNIGNNREISVLEIAKFVCSLVPGSRIEHHAPVLQDPTNRCPDLTLARQVLPGWEATIGYQDGIRRTFEWFRREIVTGSKSAALA; via the coding sequence ATGCGGCGCAGCGTGTTGGTTTCTGGTGGCTGCGGCTTCATCGGCTCTCATCTCGTCGATCGCCTGCTGCGGCGCAATGATCTGGAAAAACTGGTCGTTGTCGACAATCTATGGACCGGATTGCGCGACAACATTGCCCATGTCGCGGATCCGCGGTTCAACCTGCAGATCGCCGATGCCGAAAGCTTCACGGCCGGCCAGCATTTCGACGAGATCATCCATCTGGCGTCACCGGCTTCGCCTGTATGGTACATGCGCGAGCCGGCCCGCACGATCAGGGCCAACATAGGCGGCGCGCTCAATCTTCTATCGCTGCTAAAGCCCGGCGGTCGCTTCTGCTTTGCCTCGACCTCGGAAGTCTATGGCGATCCCGTGGTGTCGCCGCAACCAGAAAGCTACCGGGGGTCCGTGGACTGCACCGGGCCAAGGGCTTCCTATGACGAGAGCAAGCGCTGCACCGAGGCGCTGCTGTTCGAAGAACAGCGCGTCAGCGGGCTCGATGTCCGCGTCGTCAGGCTGTTCAACACCTATGGCCCGCGAACGCGCGTCGATGACGGCCGCGCCGTTTCGAATTTTATCAGTCAGGCTCTGACAACGGGAATCCTCACCGTCTATGGCGACGGCTCCCAGTCGCGCAGTTGGGGTTTTGTCGACGATATCGTCGATGGTCTGGAGCGGTTCTTCTGGCGCGACAGCATCTCGCACCGGGGTCCCCTGAACATTGGCAACAACCGCGAAATCTCGGTTCTCGAGATCGCGAAATTCGTCTGCTCGCTGGTTCCGGGCAGCCGCATCGAACACCATGCGCCTGTCCTGCAGGATCCGACAAACCGGTGCCCGGACCTGACCCTGGCAAGGCAGGTTCTTCCCGGATGGGAGGCAACGATCGGCTATCAGGACGGGATCCGGCGCACCTTCGAATGGTTCCGGCGGGAGATTGTGACTGGCAGCAAGTCGGCGGCATTAGCCTGA
- a CDS encoding NAD kinase, producing MSTAANSIAFVSSDTADAKAALESLSARYGQCPVAEAAVVVALGGDGFLLQTLRDTMGTGKRVYGMNRGTIGFLMNEYRSGGLTERIAAAVAETIRPLEMLAVTSEGETVSALAINEVALWRQSYQTAKIRISIDEQIRLEELNCDGVMIATPAGSTAYNLSAHGPILPLDAPLLALTPVSPFRPRRWRGALLSNKATVRFDILEPEKRPVNAAADHTEVKAVTSVTVRESPAATATLLFDPNHSWNERILAEQFRY from the coding sequence ATGAGCACAGCCGCCAACAGCATCGCCTTCGTTTCGTCCGACACAGCAGACGCCAAGGCGGCGCTGGAAAGCCTGTCGGCACGCTACGGCCAATGTCCGGTCGCGGAGGCCGCTGTCGTGGTCGCCCTTGGCGGCGACGGTTTCCTGCTGCAGACCTTGCGCGACACGATGGGAACGGGAAAGAGGGTCTACGGCATGAACCGGGGCACCATCGGATTCCTGATGAACGAGTATCGTTCCGGCGGCCTCACCGAACGCATCGCGGCCGCCGTCGCCGAAACGATCCGCCCGCTGGAGATGCTGGCCGTCACCTCGGAGGGTGAAACGGTTTCGGCGCTGGCCATCAACGAGGTGGCGCTTTGGCGCCAGTCCTACCAGACGGCCAAGATTCGCATCAGCATCGACGAGCAGATAAGGCTCGAAGAGCTGAACTGCGATGGCGTCATGATCGCGACGCCGGCCGGGTCGACCGCCTACAATCTTTCCGCGCATGGGCCGATCCTGCCCCTCGACGCGCCGTTGCTGGCGCTCACACCGGTCAGCCCGTTTCGCCCACGCCGCTGGCGTGGCGCATTGCTCTCCAACAAGGCGACCGTGCGCTTCGATATTCTGGAGCCGGAAAAGCGGCCCGTGAACGCCGCCGCCGACCACACGGAGGTCAAGGCAGTGACGTCGGTAACGGTGCGGGAATCGCCGGCAGCAACGGCGACCTTGCTGTTTGATCCCAATCACTCCTGGAACGAACGCATCCTGGCCGAACAGTTCCGTTACTGA
- a CDS encoding DEAD/DEAH box helicase has product MSSDTTIAQEALTFSDLGLSPKVLSAVTDAGYTVPTPIQAGAIPHALLGKDILGIAQTGTGKTASFVLPMLTRLEKGRARARMPRTLILEPTRELAAQVEENFIRYGKNHKLNIALLIGGVSFDEQDKKLERGADVLIATPGRLLDHRERGKLLLNGVEILVIDEADRMLDMGFIPDIERICEMIPFTRQTLFFSATMPPEITKLTEKFLHAPVRVEVSKAASAATNIIQRLVKSGSKPWDKRETLRNLIKAEDAELKNAIIFCNRKIEVSELFRSLLKHDFDAGALHGDMDQRARMQMLANFRDGKLRYLVASDVAARGLDIPDVSHVFNYDVPIHAEDYVHRIGRTGRAGRSGKSFTIATKSDTKYIDAIERLIGNKIEWHDGDLSTVVASEGGEDDAPRRGKGAPRRAGRKDEDRKDRGERKRGGERRAKPSEEVVPAIVQQDQQADVIEAPVADMGERRARKEAIRSENGERKTSDRNEQRAPERGDTRPQRSNARPARHHQEDNDTTVGFGDDMPAFMRIVAKV; this is encoded by the coding sequence TTGTCCTCAGACACCACGATCGCTCAAGAAGCGTTGACCTTTTCAGACCTCGGCCTGTCGCCGAAGGTGCTTTCCGCAGTCACCGATGCCGGCTACACCGTGCCGACGCCGATCCAGGCCGGTGCCATTCCGCACGCCCTGCTCGGCAAGGATATTTTGGGCATCGCCCAGACCGGCACCGGCAAAACGGCTTCCTTTGTGCTGCCAATGCTGACCCGCCTCGAAAAAGGCCGGGCTCGCGCCCGCATGCCGCGCACGCTGATCCTGGAGCCGACGCGCGAGCTCGCCGCACAGGTCGAAGAGAATTTCATCAGATACGGCAAGAACCACAAGCTGAATATCGCACTTTTGATTGGCGGCGTGTCCTTCGATGAACAGGACAAGAAGCTGGAACGCGGCGCCGACGTGCTGATCGCGACCCCTGGCCGCCTGCTCGATCACCGGGAGCGCGGCAAGCTTTTGCTCAACGGCGTCGAGATCCTCGTCATCGACGAGGCCGACCGCATGCTCGACATGGGCTTCATCCCCGATATCGAGCGCATCTGCGAGATGATCCCGTTCACCCGGCAGACGTTGTTCTTCTCGGCGACGATGCCGCCGGAAATCACCAAGCTCACCGAAAAGTTCCTGCATGCGCCGGTGCGCGTCGAGGTTTCCAAGGCTGCGTCGGCCGCTACCAACATCATCCAGCGGCTGGTCAAATCCGGCTCCAAGCCTTGGGACAAGCGCGAGACGCTGCGCAACCTGATCAAGGCCGAAGACGCGGAACTGAAGAACGCCATCATCTTCTGCAACCGCAAGATCGAGGTGTCGGAGCTGTTCCGCTCGCTGCTGAAGCATGATTTCGATGCCGGCGCGCTACATGGCGACATGGACCAGCGCGCCCGCATGCAGATGCTGGCCAATTTCCGGGACGGCAAACTTCGTTATCTCGTTGCTTCGGACGTCGCCGCGCGCGGCCTCGACATCCCCGACGTCAGCCACGTCTTCAACTATGACGTGCCGATCCATGCCGAGGACTATGTCCACCGCATCGGCCGCACCGGCCGCGCCGGGCGCTCGGGCAAGTCCTTCACCATCGCAACAAAGTCCGACACCAAGTACATCGACGCCATCGAACGGCTGATCGGCAACAAGATCGAATGGCATGACGGTGACCTGTCGACCGTGGTCGCCAGCGAAGGTGGTGAAGACGATGCTCCGCGCCGGGGCAAAGGCGCGCCGCGTCGCGCCGGCCGCAAGGACGAGGACCGCAAGGACCGGGGCGAGCGCAAGCGGGGCGGCGAACGTCGCGCGAAGCCTAGCGAAGAGGTTGTCCCGGCAATCGTCCAGCAGGATCAGCAGGCCGATGTGATCGAGGCGCCTGTCGCCGACATGGGCGAACGGCGTGCGCGCAAGGAAGCGATTCGTTCGGAAAACGGCGAGCGCAAGACGTCCGATCGCAACGAGCAGCGCGCACCGGAGCGTGGCGACACCAGGCCGCAGCGCAGCAACGCACGCCCCGCCCGCCATCACCAGGAAGACAACGACACCACCGTCGGCTTCGGCGACGACATGCCGGCCTTCATGCGCATCGTTGCCAAGGTCTGA
- a CDS encoding OmpA family protein: MKKTVLVVVATALLVSACTTTDPYTGDQKISNTAAGAGLGALAGASLGLLAGGNDRRNALIGAGIGALAGGAIGATMDQNEAELRRQLQGTGVSVTRSGDQIILNMPSDITFNIDQDAVKPGFYPVLNSVALVLKKFRQTTVDVFGHTDSTGGEQHNFDLSQRRALAVANYLSGQGVDQRRFAVTGFGKTRPIASNATAAGREQNRRVEIQLSPLT, from the coding sequence ATGAAGAAGACCGTGCTCGTCGTCGTGGCGACGGCTCTGCTCGTGAGCGCTTGCACCACCACTGATCCGTATACGGGCGATCAGAAGATTTCGAACACGGCCGCGGGTGCCGGCCTTGGTGCCCTGGCGGGCGCCAGCCTTGGCCTGCTTGCCGGTGGCAATGATCGTCGCAACGCGCTGATCGGCGCCGGCATCGGTGCATTGGCCGGCGGCGCCATCGGCGCAACCATGGACCAGAACGAGGCTGAACTGCGCCGGCAGCTCCAAGGCACTGGCGTCAGCGTCACCCGCAGCGGCGACCAGATCATCCTCAACATGCCGTCGGATATCACCTTCAATATCGATCAGGATGCGGTGAAGCCCGGCTTCTATCCGGTGCTGAATTCCGTCGCGCTGGTGCTGAAGAAGTTCCGCCAGACGACTGTCGACGTCTTCGGTCATACCGATTCGACCGGCGGCGAGCAGCACAATTTCGATCTGTCGCAGCGCCGCGCATTGGCGGTCGCCAACTATCTGTCCGGCCAGGGCGTCGATCAGCGCCGCTTCGCCGTCACCGGCTTCGGCAAGACGCGGCCCATCGCTTCCAATGCGACGGCCGCCGGCCGCGAGCAGAACCGTCGTGTCGAGATCCAGCTTTCGCCGCTTACCTGA
- a CDS encoding GFA family protein: MTIKGSCHCKATAFEVSEAPRTVTQCTCSFCSKRGSLWAYYIPSQFKLITPLKNVSFYQWGSKTVKHGFCAICGCGTFTETPDWSTGEPDFDNPKISVNSRLFDDFDLDKVEVVVIDGKNLW; this comes from the coding sequence ATGACCATCAAGGGAAGCTGCCACTGCAAGGCGACGGCATTCGAGGTTTCTGAGGCGCCGCGGACAGTGACGCAATGCACCTGTTCGTTCTGCTCGAAGCGCGGCTCGCTCTGGGCCTATTACATCCCGTCGCAGTTCAAGTTGATCACGCCACTGAAAAACGTGTCCTTCTATCAATGGGGCTCGAAAACCGTAAAGCATGGTTTTTGCGCGATCTGCGGCTGCGGCACCTTCACCGAGACGCCGGACTGGTCGACCGGCGAGCCGGATTTCGACAATCCCAAGATCAGCGTCAATTCGCGGCTGTTCGATGATTTCGATCTCGACAAGGTGGAAGTGGTGGTCATTGACGGCAAGAATCTTTGGTAG
- a CDS encoding GFA family protein, with amino-acid sequence MTNRQTATGRKLAGKCLCGAVQYAVADEFVYAANCHCSNCRRSTGSAFKPFAGIERAKLNLTNGASDLMIFGDERANHDTHCKLCGSLLYSVVQEGAFAHVAMGTLVDAPAIRPTMHIFVGSKAPWFIITDDLPQFEGHAT; translated from the coding sequence ATGACGAACCGGCAAACAGCCACCGGCCGCAAGCTTGCCGGCAAATGCCTGTGTGGCGCGGTTCAATACGCGGTGGCTGACGAGTTCGTTTACGCCGCCAATTGCCATTGTTCGAATTGCCGGCGTTCGACCGGTTCGGCCTTCAAGCCATTCGCCGGCATCGAACGCGCCAAGCTCAACCTCACCAACGGCGCCAGCGATCTCATGATCTTTGGCGACGAGCGCGCCAATCACGATACCCACTGCAAGCTGTGCGGATCGTTACTCTATTCGGTCGTGCAAGAGGGTGCGTTCGCCCACGTCGCCATGGGAACGCTCGTCGATGCTCCGGCAATCCGACCGACAATGCACATCTTTGTCGGCTCCAAGGCGCCGTGGTTCATAATCACCGACGATCTCCCCCAATTTGAAGGACACGCTACCTAG
- the prfB gene encoding peptide chain release factor 2 (programmed frameshift): protein MRAETQNIVDEIRQAITLLRRHFDWDQAIKRLEYLNVRAEDASLWNEPLEAQKLMRERQGLEEGIAAVKGFTQALEDNIGLIELGEEEGDEGIVAEAEAAIRSMQGEAKARQVETLLSGEADANDTYLEVHAGAGGTESQDWASMLLRMYTRWAERRRFKVEVLEVHDGEEAGIKSATLLIKGHNAYGWLKTESGVHRLVRISPYDSNARRHTSFSSIWVYPVVDDRIEIDVSESDVRIDTYRSSGSGGQHVNTTDSAVRITHIATGIAVACQAERSQHKNKAKAWEMLRSRLYEEELKKREAVANATEASKSDIGWGHQIRSYVLQPYQLVKDLRTGVESTSPSSVLDGDLDDFMEASLSQRIEGGAGEAVADLD, encoded by the exons ATGCGCGCGGAAACGCAGAATATTGTCGACGAGATCAGGCAGGCGATAACCCTGCTGAGGAGGCAT TTTGACTGGGATCAGGCCATAAAGCGGCTTGAATACCTGAATGTCCGCGCCGAGGACGCCAGCCTCTGGAACGAACCGCTGGAAGCCCAGAAGCTGATGCGCGAACGCCAGGGCCTCGAGGAAGGCATCGCGGCGGTCAAGGGTTTCACCCAGGCGCTCGAAGACAATATCGGCCTGATAGAGCTTGGCGAGGAAGAGGGCGACGAAGGTATCGTGGCAGAGGCCGAAGCGGCGATCCGCTCGATGCAGGGCGAGGCCAAGGCCCGCCAGGTCGAAACGCTGCTGTCGGGTGAAGCCGACGCCAACGACACCTATCTCGAAGTTCATGCCGGCGCCGGCGGCACCGAAAGCCAGGACTGGGCCTCGATGCTGTTGCGCATGTATACGCGCTGGGCCGAACGCCGCCGCTTCAAGGTCGAGGTGCTGGAAGTACACGATGGCGAAGAAGCCGGCATCAAGTCCGCCACGCTGCTGATCAAGGGCCACAATGCCTACGGCTGGCTGAAGACGGAATCGGGCGTCCACCGCCTGGTGCGCATTTCGCCTTATGACAGCAATGCGCGCCGCCATACGTCCTTCTCCAGCATCTGGGTCTATCCTGTCGTCGATGACAGGATCGAGATCGACGTCTCTGAATCCGATGTTCGCATCGACACCTATCGCTCGTCCGGTTCGGGCGGCCAGCACGTCAACACCACCGATTCGGCTGTACGCATCACCCATATCGCGACCGGCATTGCGGTCGCCTGCCAAGCTGAACGCTCGCAGCACAAAAACAAGGCGAAGGCCTGGGAGATGCTGCGCTCGCGCCTCTACGAGGAAGAGTTGAAAAAGCGCGAGGCCGTCGCCAACGCCACCGAAGCGTCGAAGAGCGACATTGGCTGGGGCCACCAGATCCGCTCCTACGTGCTGCAGCCCTACCAGTTGGTGAAGGATCTGCGCACCGGCGTTGAAAGCACCAGCCCGTCGAGCGTGCTCGACGGCGACCTCGACGATTTCATGGAAGCCTCGCTGTCGCAGCGAATCGAGGGTGGCGCTGGCGAAGCCGTGGCCGATCTGGACTAA